The nucleotide sequence GGAACCGCGTGATTCGATCAGTGACTATCCTTTTCCACGTTACCTGATTTGTCgcatttcatttatttttcttataacatttattatttcagaaaataaattgaagttataaaaaaaaaaaaatcttcagaaaGAGAAGACTTTCACACTTTCGACAACGAGACCGCCGgagaaatacaaaaaagaaaaaactgaaaatgtttttattacATGATCCAATAATAAAAGAGTCAAGGGGTTTTGTCTCCTTTTGATACTTTCGGTCACAACTCGTCTACCCTATTTGTACTTTAGACGGTTCAGATGTAGTCAGAAAAGATCCTACGGTCTAATAATGTTTTCGTCACTTATTCCTTGTCTCGGTCAAggatacaattaaaaaaattcctCGGTTTACTCCGGTATACAACCTTAACTTAAATCCCGGTTTTATTAcaactgtcttttttttttggcttcacCGTTGAGCAGCAGCTCGGTATGCTTCTTCGTCGGAGATAACCGCCGGTATGTTCCATGTTCCCAGCGAATGACCAGATGTTTTCCCACCTGATCAAAACTCCTTTTTTGATTAAAGTCTAAACAAGAACCATAACAACGAATTTGAAAAGATATTGTAACTAAGTTTTGGTACCTTCTTTAGTAGCTTCTTCACATCTTCTTTGGTACTTTGAAGACAAATGTGGATCCAAGGATTTCATTATCTCTTCATACTTCTCTTCAGCTTCAGATATCCGCTTCGCCTGTGAGAACAAACCAATGAGTTTTCGATACATTTTTTCAGAGAGAAACGTTTAATGATTGCAGTATCTAACGTTTCTTTTTACCAGTTCAGTGGGGGCATTTGATGAGCCAAACATTCCCACAAACATACGTAATACATTGAAATTGTTCTCAAGCACATCGTCCTACAAGAAAACCAGATCGAGTCTGATCAGTAGAGATCGTGATGACGTTAGGGAGTTCTTACAAGGGTTTCCTAACCTCGTAATCGAACCTGCAAAAGTAAAAGTTGAAAACCACTCAGATTCTGAAAGATTTCAAGCTTTGTGTTTGTGGAATAAATAGAGAGGTTATAAAAGAAGCATACAGATCATCTGCTACTTCCACCAGGAATTCTGAAATTGACAAGAAGTCCATATGCAACTCATTCAGCTTTtccaaacaaagaagagaagacataTGTTATATACATTTCCAATCTACGTATATGCATCAGATACTGGAAGTGGATTACATAAATGTATTACCTCTTCTCCTCTCAGCTTATATAGCAGAAGATTCAACACCCGGTAATCAAAAGACTTCAAATGAATTGCTCTCATCACATCTTCTAGACAAATCTATAAATAAACAGATGAAACAATGAGCAAATGTATTGCAAAAGAACAAACATCACATTTGTTTGACAACAATAAACTGAAGCAGACACCTTGTCTTTGTTTGAAAGAGCATGACAAAGCTTTCTTTCTAACCCCCAATATTCTTCACCTAACTTGAACTCTTGTTGTATTCTAATTCATGcaacaaattaacaaatgaTTAGTGTATATGTTTATCTTTTCCTAATAAATCagtaagaagaaaaggagaagttATAGCAAGGAAATACCTTTGTGTCAAAAGACCCTCACGTTCAAGCACATCTTCAAGAGGCTTCAGTGGATCAGCTTCAAACAAAACTCGTGATTCAGCATTCCATCCATCAATTGAAGCTGATTCACTCACTATCTTCTCATTAAGAGCATCAATCTGCAGAAACAAAGATCTGAATTTCTTAGATTCAGCTTACAGTGTCATTGTTGCAGTTGCACGTTAacttaacaaagaaaacaacagaaGTGAACAAATCATATCATTACCTGATATATGTAACTCTCTGTGAATGAAAGCACGGGTAAATATCTGAATATTGACTGTGGTTCATTAATATCCAACCGATGGAACATGAAATAAGACCTGGACTGCAACAGGACATGTGACAGTTAACACAACAAAATTCAGAAATCATGAGACAGAACACTTGCATAATTcacaaaacaagttcattctTCCTTGATCTTCCTAATTCGTATGTCTACACAACCTGATCCTGTTATCTTTGATTAGCTAACTCAACCAGTCAAGACAGAGAATAGCAATGCATTGACAATGTCACATGACAGAGATGTTGATCTGATACAACCTGACTCACGTGACCTTGACATTGACTCAAGTGACTTGAAAAAACTTACGAAATCCTCAAGTGTAGAGTTTGCTCGTTTCATTGCATCTAGCCCAACCATTGCTACAACATCTTGGTGTTTCTCTGATGTGCAAGGATGAACATTGTCCATGACACTCCTCTTCACATTACTCTTTTGGGACTCTGCTGCATCGAAATACAATAATCACCCAAAGTTCACATTAAGAAAACCACAATATTAGAGCGATTTGACATGTCTTTGGGACATGAGTATCTCAACTAAAACGAAAGATAATAACTACAAAAAGGGGGATTAAGTACTAGAACCTGAGCTTGTTTTAACTGGTTCAGCTTCATCGTCAAGCTCAAGTGACTTGGATATCTCTTCTAGGAAAGGTCCTGAGATCTAAACGTAATGAAAGCAACACACTTTGAAAGTGGTGGTATAATCTTAGggttcatagaaaaaaaaaaagcaagaaaaaaaattgtaactttaCTTACTTTAGGTAGGAATTCAGAGACTAGAGCCAGTTTCGAATCTATATCGAGATCGTCGCATGGTTGTACCTTGAAAGAAGAATGAAAACATTAAAGATTCTTTTCACGGAGGAGAAATCTCAATCTCAAGAGTGTAAAAACTCGAAAAGACTTGGCCTTTTATATCGTTTACCAGGAAAAGGACGAGATTGGAGAGGaagcgagaagaagaagctgaatcggacgaagaagaagaagaagaaagcaaaccGTGAGAAGTAATGGCTGATACAACACTCTGAGACTTCTCCAATCGCTTTAGCtcttccataaaaaaaaaaattagactttTACAAAATCAATTCGGACTTTAATTACAAATCCTTGTTTTGTaacaattcaaattaaaaaataaaaatctaatttttttttttggtctttccCGGTTCCTAGTTGGAATGGGAGTAACATAaaccaaatcatatatatattattgacttCAGAGTtcagacagagacagagacaacAAGTATGGAAGAGTTGTTGATACCACACGATGTGATAGAGCATAATCATATTATGAAGAGGCTTGATGTTAAAACCCTCAAGTCTGTATCGAAGCACTGGAGATCAACAACCCCCTCTTTCCAAGAAAGACACCATCGTGGCCAATCAAGAGATCCACTTGTGCTTTTTGTGTCCTTATCTGATCCTTCTGTTCGCCACCCGGATCCAAGCTTTGAAGCTATGAGAACGTTGGTGGTGCAGTCATCACTTTCTGTTCAGATCCCTACTCCTTGGGAGGACAAGTCATACGACGTTTGCAGTACTAGTTGTGATGGTCTGATCTGCCTCTACCACTTCTATGAACTACCCAGTATCGTCGTCAATCCCACCACTCGCTGGCATCGAACTATCCCTAGATGCAACTATCAACTAGTCGCTGCCGAGAACGAAGAGAGAGACGAGTGGGTTGAAGTACCATACCCTTCTCCTGGATTTGGTAAAGACAAAATAAGTGGCACATACAAGCATGTTTGGTTGTATAACTCCGCTGAGTTAGGCCTTAACGACGAGGCTACTACTTGTGAAGTTTTTGATTTCGGCGCCACAAACGCGTGGAGGTACCTTGCCCCTGCGTCCCCTCATCTGATTTTTCACTCCCAAGCTCCTGTTTACGTAGATGGGTCTCTTCATTGGTTCACTGCCTCCTCGCAAGAGGGCGAAACCATGGTTTTGTCTTTGGATCTTCACACCGAAACTTTCCAAGTCGTGACTAAAGCTCCCTTTCTCCATGTCTCTAATGAATTCAAGATCGTCATGTGCAACCTCAAGGGTCGTTTGTGCGTATCCGAGGAAAAATGGCCCAACCAAGTCATTTGGTCGTTGGATGATTCAGACCACAAGACATGGAAGAAAGTATATTCCATAGATCTCACTATCACTTCGTCCCTCTTTCCGCGGCACATGAAGGCACTCGCACCTCTAGCTGTTTTGGACGAGGACAAGTTATTGTTCTATGATCGTGAAACTAGGGTTGCATTGGTAACACATGATCCCAAAACCAAATCTTATGAATTTGCTTACACATCTAAACTCGGGGCATACGGCGGTGTTTGTTATTTCCCGAGTTTAGTCTCTATTTTGTAAacttggtttttttcttctttttttcgacatttttttttgtaaactcgaTTATTTGCCTCAAACTATCtagtttctaaaaaattatttgctcCCTTGGTTCCAAAAAAGCCCAAGCTGCTGGCTCTTGTCAGTAATTAAGATTTATACTTAGAAGTTAGAAATGTATGTTGANaaaaaaaaaaaaaaaaacattgtatgtGTATCTGttaataatgaaacaaaaatacctACTGTAAAACCTTCCAATACTACCCGGTTTTACAGTAAGTACATGGTCAAggatacaattaaaaaattccCCGGTTTACTCCGGTATACAACCTTAAACTTAAATCCCGGTTTTATTAAAGGAAATCAGAACAGTTTACTTGCTTGGATAGTCTGAAATCTGAATACTTCGTATATAGAATCAAAAGAGAATTCAAGCTTTTATAGAAGCCTTACAATAATTGAAAGAGAAACTGCATGAATGAAAAAACGGAAACAGACTCTAACAGAGTTTACttattcaaatcttaaaaacTCGCTTGACTTATTCATCTTCAGACTTTGTCAAACCCAACATTTATTAcaactgtctttttttttttttttttattttNNNNNNNNGTTGAGCAGCAGCTCGGTATGCTTCTTCGTCGGAGATAACCGCCGGTATATTCCATGTTCCCACCGAATTACCAGATATTTTCCCACCTGATCAACGATGAAAGTCTAAACAAGAACCATAACAACGAATTTAAAAAGATATTGTAACTAAACTTTTGGTACCTGCTTTAGTAGATTCTTCACAGCTTCTTTGGTACTTTGAAGACAAATGTGGATccaaggatttttttttctcttcatacTTCTCTTCCAATTTTGATATCTGCTTCGCCTGTGAGAACAAACCAATGAGTTTTTGATACATTTTTTcagagagaaaacgttgattgATTGCAGTATCTAACGTTTCTTTTTACCAGTTCAGTGGGGGCATTCGATGCGCCGAACATTCCCACAAACATACGTAATACATTGAAATTGTTCTCAAGCACATCGTCCTACAAGAAAAAAACCAGATCGAGTCTCATCAGTAAAGATCGCGCTGACAGACACATGGAGGAGTTCTTAGAAGGTTTCCTAACCTCGTAATCGAACCTGCAAAAGTAAAAAGTTGAAAACCACTCAGATTCTGAAAGATTTCAAGCTTTGTGTTTGTGGAATAAATAGAGACGTTTAAACTTACAGATCATCTGCTATTTCCACCAGGAATTCTGATACTGACGAGAAGTCCATATGCAACTCATTCACCTTTTCCAAAGTTccaaagaaacaagagaagacatatatatattaaatacaaTTTCAATCTATATGCATCAGACACTACAAGTGGAATTATTAGATTGAATATGACTTCACAAACAAGGCACGTCAATGTAATACCTCTCTCCTCTCAACTTGTATAGTAGAAGATTCAACACCCGGTAATCAAAAGACTTCAAATGAATTGCTCTCATCACATCTTCTAGACAAATCTAAAAAGAAACAAGTGGAAGCCATGAGCAAAAtgtattgcaaaaaaaaaacaaacatcacaTTGTTTGACAACAATATAAACTAAAGCAGATACCTTGTCTTTGTTTGAATGAGCATGACAAATCTTTCTTTCTAACGCCCAATACTCTTCACCTAACTTGAACTCTTGTTGTATTCTAATTCATGCAACAAATTAACAACGATCGATTAGTGTCTATGTTTGTCCCTTTCCTAATAAAACagtaagaagaaaaggagaagttATATATCAAGGAAATACCTTTGTGTCAAAAGACCCTCACGTTCAAGCAGATCTTCAAGAGGCTTCAGTGGATCTTCAAACAAAACTCGTGATTCAACAGTCCATCCATCAATTGAAGCTATCATCTTCtcattaagaacatcaatctGCAGAAACAAAGTTCTGAATTTCTTAGATTCAGCTTACATTGTCATTGTTGCAGTTGCACGTTAACTTAACAAAGAAAACCACATAAGTGAACAACTTATTTACCTGATATATGTAACTCTCTATGAAGGAAAGCACGGGTAAATATCTGAATATTGACTGTGCTTCGTTAATATCCAACCCATGGAACAAGGAATAAGACCTGAACTGCAACATGATATGTGACAGTTACTAACACAACAAAATTCAGAAATCATGAGACAGAACACTTGCATGATTCACGAAACAATTTCATTCTTCctaatttatatatgatatctACACAATTCAACCAGTCAAGACAGAGAATAGCAATGCATTTTTgtgtaagaagaaaaaacttacGAAATCCTCAAGTGTAGAGTTTGCTCTTTTCATTGCATCTAGCCCGATCATTGCCACGACATCTTGGTGTTTCTGTGATGTGTGAGGATGAACAATGTCCATGACACTCCTCTTCACATTACTCTTTTGGAACTCTGCTGCATCGAAATTTGAACAATTACCCAAAGGTTCACATTAAGAATACCATATTATTACAGCGATTTGACATGTGTTGAACTGGGACATCATAATTATCTCAACTAAAAcgaacactacaaaaaaaatagtggtATTGCAACATAATTTTTGCAATGAATTTATTCGTgaaaattttgtaacaaattttgCTATACTTTTGCAATAATGACTTCACGTTACAATTTCATGACAAacttattgtaaaataaaaacaaaaaattatgttgcTATTTTCTGTCACAAATTAGCAACATTTTTACgacatatgaaaatatattgcaAAATTTGTAAGAAATATTCACCGATTATGAACTGTGACTATTTTGCAAGAACTTCATAGTAAATATATGTGACAAAATATATGACACATTTGTCACTATAGTTACAACATTTAATAATTCTATTgcaacatattttataaaacttacatttatatataaacatatatatattcgcATGTTTTAAACTCAATAATTAGTTAAGTACTAGATGAAATATATTTGTTGCATATTAAAATTAAGGTAAATATAAGATTATTCGGTTGATTAAAATTTATGTGTTCATTCTTTATGTTATTGGCTAGTAGTTAATGGTGGAGATAGAAAATAATTGTATaggggacaaaaaaaaattaattacctattttagttaatttaataCCCAATGTATGTCACACATAAgaggtaaaaaatatttatcttaaaTGGTTCAATTGGTGCTTAATTAGAAGTTAGAACATAAGTTAAGGGTCACCATAAACATTATAAACGATTTCACCAAgttttacttataaaatataGGAAAGttcaattatttataaaatatatggaaCCCCCTACATGTTCACATTGATATAGTGTCGATATAAGTTCATTaagcaaaataacaaaataagaaaaaatagtgaaaatcTCGTATTGCTATCTTCTCATTTAATAGtgaaaaaatattctttttatttcatttttctttttttccttcatagAGAAAACCTAACAAGTAAATTGGAGATTGCAatctaaacaaatattttatccATGAAATATTCCTATAAAACAAacagaattaataattatttccaaaacaaaactatcTGAACAAACTAAATATCTATAAGCgtatcttttatttgtttagcaAAAGAATTAAATATCACTGAAATCTTTCGAAAGCCCTAAATAACCTAATGCCTATTTAAAAACTCTTAAGGTCATCAGTTTAAGTTTTTCATTCATTCACAATCGTCTAAGCCTCAGTATTCAAGCTTTCGAACTGTTATTTCTCATACCATCTTTTATAAgtgtttcatacttttaaaattatagatatatatgtgttgtgtttgacaaaaaagaagaagatatatatgtgTTGTATGTGTACAGTTTACCTCTCTATACAgtttatctctcttttattcaaATTTCTTACGTTTCAAAATTATTACCCTATCTAGTTGTGCAAAAGATAATAAGCATACATTTCTAAATCTTACTTTCTTCTTCAAGCATGAATGGGGTTCTTCTAATTAATATACAATCTGCAAACCAAGttgattattttttctgttcaagttgataaattattaaatttagttaattcttttgctgttttattattataaattcataatataattttatataaaatatcaaataaaaagctGTAATTTAATAAATCATGTGGCGAACAAAAATTATAGCaaaatattggttttaaaaCTATTGTTGCACAATGAACACCAATCTCACGAGTAGTCAATCAAGTTATGACTATATATTATCTTAATGCGATGAAATATGAATTACATTGGCAATAACTgcaaaaaattatgttttaatcaTGTCATAAAATATATGCTACAACAAAGGACaaataaatactacaaaattagtaacaatatttgttttttatttggtgtaGCATTCATTTATGAAAAAGTTAGTTGCACTAAAACGTTGTGATTATACCACTAATTTAATGCATAAATATTATTGCAAAAATGCAACAGTTATAGCaataaattaattca is from Camelina sativa cultivar DH55 chromosome 20, Cs, whole genome shotgun sequence and encodes:
- the LOC104769236 gene encoding uncharacterized protein LOC104769236 isoform X2, which produces MDNVHPCTSEKHQDVVAMVGLDAMKRANSTLEDFSRSYFMFHRLDINEPQSIFRYLPVLSFTESYIYQIDALNEKIVSESASIDGWNAESRVLFEADPLKPLEDVLEREGLLTQRIQQEFKLGEEYWGLERKLCHALSNKDKICLEDVMRAIHLKSFDYRVLNLLLYKLRGEELNELHMDFLSISEFLVEVADDLFDYEDDVLENNFNVLRMFVGMFGSSNAPTELAKRISEAEEKYEEIMKSLDPHLSSKYQRRCEEATKEGGKTSGHSLGTWNIPAVISDEEAYRAAAQR
- the LOC104769236 gene encoding uncharacterized protein LOC104769236 isoform X1, producing the protein MEELKRLEKSQSVVSAITSHGLLSSSSSSSDSASSSRFLSNLVLFLVQPCDDLDIDSKLALVSEFLPKISGPFLEEISKSLELDDEAEPVKTSSESQKSNVKRSVMDNVHPCTSEKHQDVVAMVGLDAMKRANSTLEDFSRSYFMFHRLDINEPQSIFRYLPVLSFTESYIYQIDALNEKIVSESASIDGWNAESRVLFEADPLKPLEDVLEREGLLTQRIQQEFKLGEEYWGLERKLCHALSNKDKICLEDVMRAIHLKSFDYRVLNLLLYKLRGEELNELHMDFLSISEFLVEVADDLFDYEDDVLENNFNVLRMFVGMFGSSNAPTELAKRISEAEEKYEEIMKSLDPHLSSKYQRRCEEATKEGGKTSGHSLGTWNIPAVISDEEAYRAAAQR
- the LOC104772189 gene encoding F-box protein At5g10340-like, with translation MGTETETTSMEELLIPHDVIEHNHIMKRLDVKTLKSVSKHWRSTTPSFQERHHRGQSRDPLVLFVSLSDPSVRHPDPSFEAMRTLVVQSSLSVQIPTPWEDKSYDVCSTSCDGLICLYHFYELPSIVVNPTTRWHRTIPRCNYQLVAAENEERDEWVEVPYPSPGFGKDKISGTYKHVWLYNSAELGLNDEATTCEVFDFGATNAWRYLAPASPHLIFHSQAPVYVDGSLHWFTASSQEGETMVLSLDLHTETFQVVTKAPFLHVSNEFKIVMCNLKGRLCVSEEKWPNQVIWSLDDSDHKTWKKVYSIDLTITSSLFPRHMKALAPLAVLDEDKLLFYDRETRVALVTHDPKTKSYEFAYTSKLGAYGGVCYFPSLVSIL
- the LOC104772190 gene encoding uncharacterized protein LOC104772190; this encodes MAASSSHLFFALPSSRLHSPSPAAPNRNRVRVLAKPVKTSSAEFQKSNVKRSVMDIVHPHTSQKHQDVVAMIGLDAMKRANSTLEDFFRSYSLFHGLDINEAQSIFRYLPVLSFIESYIYQIDVLNEKMIASIDGWTVESRVLFEDPLKPLEDLLEREGLLTQRIQQEFKLGEEYWALERKICHAHSNKDKICLEDVMRAIHLKSFDYRVLNLLLYKLRGERVNELHMDFSSVSEFLVEIADDLFDYEDDVLENNFNVLRMFVGMFGASNAPTELAKQISKLEEKYEEKKKSLDPHLSSKYQRSCEESTKAGGKISGNSVGTWNIPAVISDEEAYRAAAQLSLSIIVRLL